One window of the Reyranella humidisoli genome contains the following:
- a CDS encoding DUF1036 domain-containing protein, producing the protein MKLFSVVVCVLAAGTAGAAAQQRSPDGFRACNLTAREIEVAKALDTGVSDGTSRIVISEGWYKLPPNACTFLWTGPLQYGQYLVYAQDKVSGREWTGTVPVCVAPQAFTIRASTCGPNHQRRLFRQVAVGRQNGWTHNFTP; encoded by the coding sequence ATGAAGCTGTTTTCGGTTGTTGTATGCGTCCTCGCCGCAGGGACGGCCGGGGCAGCGGCCCAGCAGCGCTCACCGGATGGTTTTCGCGCCTGCAACTTGACCGCTCGGGAGATCGAGGTTGCCAAGGCCCTGGACACCGGAGTGAGCGACGGTACCAGCCGCATCGTCATTTCGGAGGGCTGGTACAAGCTGCCGCCCAACGCCTGCACCTTCCTGTGGACCGGCCCGCTGCAGTATGGCCAATACCTCGTTTACGCGCAGGACAAGGTCTCGGGGCGCGAGTGGACAGGGACCGTGCCGGTCTGCGTGGCGCCTCAGGCCTTCACGATCCGCGCCAGCACCTGTGGCCCCAATCACCAGCGGCGCCTGTTCAGGCAGGTCGCCGTCGGCCGCCAGAACGGCTGGACCCACAATTTCACGCCATGA
- a CDS encoding SGNH/GDSL hydrolase family protein — MKSFFLDQIGLSHPRRFERTIAFLVACTLALVVGAVALRLIAKDEFHFNSPRFWYFSYLAGLLLLAVACARLPRLTMVLLSLAALEIGLGFGTALLYKLRLSSSETLFARDYVRPHYDWHPLLQVRQVPTAVARSTREVAYVNSERRRGRERDPQELKSKSVVALIGGSTTLDILSREGETWAEHLERLLGADRFAVINHGVSGYTTSEHVIQTAFYQDSFGVPANCAVYYIGWNDLRNAHVRDLDPAYATNHLVGQIDALDARRINGPALSVSPTLSFLAKLAILAFDTVRPPAPIHSDGGKGPDLALEKIYARNIATISAINRGRGIRTIWIGQVMNKASLKDDQMEGWLPFVRDSEIPTMIAWLNGILKREAERLGDTYIDVPADALAPEDFGDVGHFRPSGSRKFAEQIAPTVGRACASGPAPR, encoded by the coding sequence ATGAAATCCTTTTTTCTCGACCAGATCGGCCTTTCGCACCCTCGCCGCTTCGAACGAACCATCGCCTTCCTCGTCGCCTGCACTCTCGCGCTGGTGGTCGGCGCCGTGGCATTGCGGCTGATCGCGAAGGACGAGTTCCATTTCAACTCGCCGCGCTTCTGGTACTTCAGCTACCTCGCAGGGCTGCTTCTCCTCGCCGTCGCCTGCGCACGACTGCCCAGGCTGACCATGGTCCTGCTGTCGCTGGCGGCCCTGGAAATCGGCCTCGGGTTCGGCACGGCCCTGCTCTACAAGCTGCGCCTTTCCTCGTCCGAAACGTTGTTCGCTCGAGACTATGTGCGGCCCCACTACGACTGGCACCCGCTTCTGCAGGTCCGACAGGTCCCGACGGCCGTGGCCCGCAGCACCCGCGAAGTGGCCTATGTGAACTCTGAAAGACGACGGGGCCGCGAGCGCGATCCCCAGGAGCTCAAGAGCAAGTCCGTCGTCGCCCTGATCGGCGGCTCCACGACGCTCGATATCCTCTCGCGCGAAGGCGAGACCTGGGCGGAGCATCTGGAGCGTCTGCTCGGCGCCGACCGCTTTGCGGTCATCAATCATGGCGTGAGCGGCTACACGACATCGGAGCATGTCATCCAGACCGCCTTCTACCAGGACAGTTTCGGCGTGCCGGCCAACTGCGCCGTCTACTACATCGGCTGGAACGACCTCCGGAACGCCCACGTCCGCGACCTCGACCCCGCCTATGCCACGAACCATCTGGTCGGCCAGATCGACGCCCTGGACGCAAGGCGCATCAACGGCCCCGCTTTGTCGGTTTCTCCGACCCTGTCGTTTCTGGCCAAGCTGGCCATCCTGGCCTTCGATACGGTTCGACCGCCTGCTCCCATCCACAGCGACGGCGGGAAAGGCCCCGATCTGGCCCTCGAGAAAATCTACGCCCGCAACATCGCAACGATATCCGCGATCAATCGCGGACGGGGCATTCGCACGATCTGGATCGGCCAGGTCATGAACAAGGCCAGTCTGAAGGACGACCAGATGGAGGGATGGCTCCCGTTCGTCCGTGACTCCGAAATTCCGACAATGATCGCCTGGCTGAACGGTATCCTCAAGCGAGAGGCCGAACGGCTGGGTGACACGTACATCGACGTCCCCGCCGACGCGCTGGCGCCGGAAGACTTTGGCGATGTCGGGCATTTCAGGCCGAGCGGTTCCCGCAAGTTCGCGGAGCAGATCGCTCCCACCGTCGGGCGCGCGTGCGCAAGCGGCCCCGCCCCGCGCTGA
- a CDS encoding OmpA family protein has translation MKKALLAAAAIVALPLAAQAQSPQPGLYIGAEGGINWLTNFTANTNIPAFPTVSVTPQLGWMAGGVIGYDFVGPRVELEGIYRWNPTNVGVPGTAVNNQVGQLGIMANLLYDFMPGSVITPYIGAGAGLGLVDGNSSLGSTVFAYQGIIGLGWNADTNFRVNLDGRYYGTSNPTVNGVGWTNNNFSIMLGLQLKFGSTPAAPPPPPPMVAPPSFMVFFDWDRSNLSAQALNTIKQAAGAYKTKGNARITATGHTDTSGAPAYNMALSLRRANAVKDALVREGVPATAIAVVGRGEQGLLVQTGPNVREPQNRRVEIVIQ, from the coding sequence ATGAAGAAGGCTCTTCTGGCGGCCGCCGCCATCGTCGCGCTGCCGCTGGCCGCGCAGGCGCAGTCGCCGCAGCCGGGTCTGTACATTGGTGCCGAGGGCGGCATCAACTGGCTGACGAACTTCACGGCGAACACGAACATCCCGGCGTTCCCGACGGTTAGCGTGACCCCGCAGCTGGGCTGGATGGCCGGTGGCGTGATCGGCTACGACTTCGTTGGTCCGCGCGTCGAGCTGGAAGGCATCTATCGCTGGAACCCGACGAACGTCGGCGTCCCGGGCACGGCCGTGAACAACCAGGTCGGCCAGCTCGGCATCATGGCGAACCTGCTGTACGACTTCATGCCGGGTTCGGTGATCACCCCGTACATCGGCGCTGGCGCCGGTCTGGGTCTGGTCGACGGCAACTCGTCGCTGGGCAGCACGGTGTTCGCCTATCAGGGCATCATCGGTCTCGGCTGGAACGCCGACACGAACTTCCGCGTGAACCTGGACGGCCGCTACTACGGCACGTCGAACCCGACCGTGAACGGCGTGGGTTGGACGAACAACAACTTCAGCATCATGCTGGGCCTGCAGCTCAAGTTCGGTTCGACGCCGGCCGCCCCGCCGCCGCCGCCGCCGATGGTCGCTCCGCCGTCGTTCATGGTGTTCTTCGACTGGGATCGCTCGAACCTGTCGGCCCAGGCCCTGAACACGATCAAGCAGGCTGCTGGCGCGTACAAGACCAAGGGTAACGCCCGCATCACGGCGACCGGTCACACCGACACGTCGGGTGCGCCGGCCTACAACATGGCGCTGTCGCTGCGCCGTGCGAACGCCGTCAAGGACGCCCTGGTTCGCGAAGGCGTGCCGGCGACCGCGATCGC
- a CDS encoding META domain-containing protein, with product MRRLIPLLLLLTAMPATAQVSSSDRPPTPPPMPTPQGDVLYACPGGMDFSATFANDGELVTLRMPGQPAIELSRQVSGSGFAFSDSYYELRGRGREATLTAAGRSMRCHAAGRPGEPPRTFAGGSVTVTLFPDGSFRLREKRDGAAEPLLDIGQWAQEVEGGIRLVLRGANNSRRAFREIGDKLVDDNGGELLRTDKPDPIDGKFRLAGMYRDAQDGGLFTACLVGRTYGVAPGGAEPELEKAWVEATPSREASLYAEIIGGFDNNNSITVDRFLSLKRDGTCSARVSRGSALRDTEWRLIELDGARPSFDEWRRRPLMRLDNADKFTASTGCNTMGGDFVLDPDGLRFVAGPMTLMACPPTEAAIEKSFVAALAAVRTAQISGTTLDLIDGTGKRRMRLEARGR from the coding sequence ATGAGGCGATTGATCCCGCTCCTTCTCCTGCTGACCGCGATGCCCGCCACCGCGCAGGTCTCTTCATCGGACAGACCGCCGACCCCTCCGCCGATGCCGACTCCGCAGGGTGACGTCCTCTATGCGTGTCCCGGTGGGATGGACTTCTCGGCGACGTTCGCAAACGACGGCGAGCTGGTGACGCTGCGCATGCCCGGACAGCCGGCCATCGAGCTGTCGCGCCAGGTTTCGGGTTCCGGATTCGCATTTTCGGATTCGTACTACGAACTGCGCGGGCGCGGCCGCGAGGCGACGCTCACCGCTGCCGGCCGCTCGATGCGCTGTCACGCGGCTGGCCGGCCGGGCGAGCCGCCGCGGACCTTCGCCGGCGGCAGCGTCACCGTCACACTGTTCCCCGATGGCTCTTTTCGTCTTCGAGAGAAGCGTGACGGTGCGGCCGAGCCTCTTCTCGACATCGGCCAATGGGCACAGGAAGTCGAAGGCGGCATACGCTTGGTGCTGCGCGGCGCCAACAACAGCCGCCGGGCGTTTCGCGAGATCGGCGACAAGCTGGTCGACGACAATGGCGGCGAACTACTGCGCACCGACAAGCCCGATCCAATCGACGGCAAGTTCCGGCTCGCCGGCATGTATCGCGATGCCCAGGATGGTGGCCTGTTCACCGCCTGCCTGGTCGGCCGCACCTACGGCGTGGCGCCCGGTGGTGCCGAGCCCGAGTTGGAGAAGGCGTGGGTGGAAGCCACGCCCTCGCGCGAAGCGAGCCTTTACGCGGAGATCATCGGCGGTTTCGACAACAACAACTCGATCACGGTCGACCGCTTCCTCAGCCTGAAGCGGGACGGCACCTGCTCGGCTCGGGTGTCGCGCGGATCGGCCCTGCGCGATACCGAATGGCGCCTGATCGAACTCGACGGCGCTCGTCCCTCTTTCGACGAATGGCGTCGCCGACCGCTGATGCGCCTCGACAATGCCGACAAGTTCACCGCCTCGACGGGCTGCAACACCATGGGAGGCGACTTCGTTCTCGATCCCGACGGGCTTCGCTTCGTGGCCGGACCGATGACCCTGATGGCGTGCCCGCCGACCGAAGCGGCGATCGAGAAGAGCTTCGTCGCGGCACTGGCGGCCGTCAGGACGGCGCAGATCTCCGGCACGACGCTGGATCTTATCGACGGGACCGGTAAGCGGCGCATGCGCCTCGAGGCGCGCGGCCGTTAG
- a CDS encoding MgtC/SapB family protein, with protein MGALTEEFAHSTYLAFPVIAARLFFAALLGALIGFEREWRARPAGLRTHILICVAAATFGILTVEIAHSSAFAGREMVSDPLRAVEAVTAGVAFLAAGSILFTRGKVHGLTTGAGMWLAGAVGLSCGFGLWQIAGLGTFLILVVMGLLHSFEVKLGIAADKQEHREPSKTAKAGKDDHDDRC; from the coding sequence ATGGGCGCACTGACGGAAGAATTCGCCCATTCGACCTATCTGGCCTTCCCGGTGATTGCAGCGCGGCTCTTTTTCGCCGCGCTGCTGGGAGCGCTGATCGGGTTCGAACGCGAATGGCGCGCACGGCCGGCAGGCTTGAGGACGCACATCCTGATCTGCGTCGCGGCAGCGACGTTCGGCATCCTTACGGTCGAAATTGCCCATTCCAGCGCCTTCGCCGGACGCGAGATGGTCAGCGACCCGCTCCGCGCCGTGGAGGCCGTGACGGCGGGCGTGGCGTTCCTCGCGGCCGGGTCGATCCTGTTCACGCGCGGCAAGGTGCATGGACTGACGACAGGTGCCGGCATGTGGCTGGCGGGCGCGGTGGGTCTGTCCTGCGGCTTCGGTCTCTGGCAGATCGCCGGGCTCGGTACGTTCCTGATCCTGGTCGTGATGGGCCTGCTACATTCATTCGAGGTGAAGCTGGGTATCGCCGCAGACAAGCAGGAGCATCGGGAGCCTTCCAAAACCGCCAAGGCGGGGAAGGACGATCACGACGACAGGTGCTAA
- a CDS encoding MORN repeat-containing protein, which produces MRIVLPSLLFAVAACFPAAAQTSRPVPELGTAPIPRQLPTLPTPGQPPAASDEVKDPKTGCGVVMMNAEPNLSISWSGACDFDLAQGKGVLQWFKGGVPTDRYEGEMKDGLYEGQGKLTYPNKARYEGEFKAGERDGKGTYIFPSGARLTAEFREGRPQGHGMYVWPNGNRYIGDFRDNQRTGRGTIMFTDGGRYEGEFVNGKMQGRGVRVWANGSRYEGEWADDKASGWGTKSGGPDGQVFTGMWTNGCFRDNQRWATVGATAASCGFQ; this is translated from the coding sequence ATGCGGATCGTCTTACCGTCCCTGCTATTTGCCGTCGCAGCGTGTTTCCCTGCGGCGGCCCAGACGTCGCGGCCCGTCCCCGAGCTCGGCACGGCACCGATCCCGCGCCAGCTTCCGACCCTGCCCACGCCGGGCCAGCCGCCGGCGGCCAGCGATGAAGTAAAGGATCCCAAGACCGGCTGTGGCGTCGTCATGATGAACGCCGAACCCAATCTCAGCATCAGCTGGTCCGGCGCCTGCGACTTCGATCTGGCGCAGGGCAAGGGCGTGCTGCAATGGTTCAAGGGCGGCGTCCCCACCGATCGCTATGAAGGCGAGATGAAGGACGGTCTTTATGAGGGCCAGGGCAAGCTGACCTACCCCAACAAGGCCCGCTACGAAGGCGAGTTCAAGGCCGGCGAGCGCGACGGCAAGGGGACTTACATATTTCCGAGCGGCGCAAGGTTGACGGCGGAGTTCCGCGAGGGCCGACCGCAGGGGCACGGCATGTATGTCTGGCCCAACGGCAATCGCTACATCGGCGATTTCCGCGATAACCAGAGGACAGGCCGGGGCACGATCATGTTCACCGACGGCGGCCGCTACGAAGGCGAATTCGTCAACGGCAAGATGCAAGGGCGCGGCGTTCGCGTCTGGGCCAACGGGTCGCGCTACGAAGGCGAATGGGCGGACGACAAGGCGAGCGGCTGGGGCACCAAGTCCGGCGGCCCCGATGGACAAGTCTTCACCGGCATGTGGACCAATGGCTGCTTCCGTGACAACCAGCGCTGGGCCACCGTCGGCGCCACCGCGGCGTCGTGCGGTTTCCAGTAG
- a CDS encoding PRC-barrel domain-containing protein translates to MRTLLLTAALATTAALATPVIVLAQGTPQTVQLVKVDVMKISTGYRASKVIGSTVVNEAGDSVGKVDEIIVGPDGKAPFVVLSVGGFLGVGDKLVVLPYEQMKTDGKKIVLPGATKDSLKSLPEFKYAS, encoded by the coding sequence ATGCGCACACTTCTCCTGACGGCGGCCCTCGCCACCACGGCCGCACTCGCCACGCCTGTCATCGTACTGGCCCAGGGCACGCCGCAGACAGTCCAGCTCGTGAAGGTCGACGTCATGAAGATCTCGACGGGCTATCGCGCGAGCAAGGTGATCGGCTCGACCGTCGTGAACGAGGCGGGCGACAGCGTCGGCAAGGTGGACGAGATCATCGTCGGTCCGGACGGCAAGGCGCCGTTCGTCGTCCTGTCGGTCGGCGGCTTTCTCGGCGTGGGCGACAAGCTCGTCGTGCTGCCCTACGAGCAGATGAAGACCGACGGCAAGAAGATCGTGCTGCCCGGCGCCACCAAGGACTCCCTGAAGTCGCTGCCCGAGTTCAAATACGCTTCCTGA
- a CDS encoding AI-2E family transporter: MTLQRAALWTVVIAATIFLLVAGRGLLLPFVLGIVLWYMIDSLADTFAQPRLGRFRLPQPLALTLAVMLVGGLFWIVGRTIGLNVQAVVAAVPTYEARLTHLIEQATRMAGIEQAPTLSELVARVSLADTLGSVAAAAASVVSVAGLILIYTLFLFVEQAHFKRKLGAIFHGDGQEARVLAVLDRIDREIRIYIRIKTTLATVTSALAYVVMSSVGVDFAGFWAVMVFFFYYIPTVGSIMAIVAPALITLIQFDNLTPFLIVLLVFGSIQVVTANVIEPAIMGRSLNLSPLVVIVSLIVWGTIWGVVGMFLCVPIMVVALIVLAQFETTRPVAVLLSADGRIPESTP, encoded by the coding sequence ATGACGCTGCAACGCGCCGCCCTGTGGACTGTCGTAATCGCCGCGACGATCTTCCTGCTCGTCGCCGGGCGTGGCCTCCTGCTGCCTTTCGTCCTGGGAATCGTGCTCTGGTACATGATCGATTCGCTCGCCGACACGTTTGCCCAGCCGCGCCTGGGCAGGTTTCGCCTGCCGCAGCCGCTCGCACTGACCCTGGCGGTGATGCTGGTTGGCGGCCTGTTCTGGATCGTCGGACGCACGATCGGACTCAACGTGCAGGCGGTCGTCGCGGCCGTCCCCACCTACGAAGCGCGGCTCACCCACCTGATCGAGCAGGCCACGCGGATGGCCGGCATCGAGCAGGCGCCAACCCTTTCCGAGCTGGTGGCCCGCGTCAGCCTGGCCGATACTCTGGGCAGTGTCGCGGCGGCTGCCGCGTCGGTGGTCAGCGTCGCCGGCCTCATCCTGATCTACACGCTGTTCCTGTTCGTCGAGCAGGCTCACTTCAAGCGCAAGCTCGGCGCCATCTTCCACGGTGACGGTCAGGAGGCGCGGGTCCTCGCCGTTCTGGACCGGATCGATCGCGAGATCCGCATCTATATCCGCATCAAGACCACCCTCGCGACAGTCACGTCGGCCCTGGCCTATGTCGTCATGTCATCGGTCGGAGTCGACTTCGCCGGCTTCTGGGCCGTCATGGTGTTCTTTTTCTACTACATCCCGACGGTCGGCTCGATCATGGCGATCGTCGCGCCGGCCCTCATCACCCTGATCCAGTTCGACAATCTCACGCCTTTCCTGATCGTCCTGCTGGTGTTCGGCTCGATCCAGGTCGTGACCGCCAATGTCATCGAGCCGGCGATCATGGGTCGCTCTCTCAACCTGTCGCCATTGGTGGTGATCGTCTCCCTGATCGTGTGGGGCACGATCTGGGGCGTGGTCGGCATGTTCCTCTGCGTGCCCATCATGGTGGTGGCGCTGATCGTGCTTGCGCAGTTCGAGACGACCCGGCCGGTCGCCGTGCTGCTGTCCGCCGACGGCCGCATTCCGGAGTCGACGCCATGA